From the Haladaptatus sp. DJG-WS-42 genome, the window AGAGAGCAGCGTGAGGCCGAGCGGTAGTGACGACTCACCGCGCTGCGAACTGGGGAAGAGCGAATCTGTCTCTGGAGCCATAAGCTGGTTAGACGCTGATGCCGACTTCGCGCATCAAGTCGAGCGTTGGGCGAATGTCGGACAACTGCGTGAGGTCAAGGTCTGCAGGTGGATTGAGTTCGTCGATTGTTGGGAGGTCGCCGACCGGTTCGACGTCGGGGATGAGTGGATACTCGAACGTCGTGGTTGCGAAGTACGCTTGGGCTTCAGCAGAGAGCAGGTGGCGCACGAAGTTCGCGGCCAGTTCCGTGTCTTCTGCGGTGTCCACGACCGCCGCGCCGGCGACGTTGAAGATGGCTCCGGCGTCACCTTCGGTGAACGCGGTTGCGAGTGGGGCGTCTTCGCGGTCTGCGAGCACGCGCTGGATGTAATAGTGGTTCGTAAAGCCAGCGTCAATTTCACCGTCTGCGACGGCGAGCGCGATGGCGAACTCGTCTGTGTACTCCTCGACACCGAGGTCGACCATGCCCTGAAGCCACTGTTTCGTGGCTTCCTCGCCGTTTAAGATGCGCATGGCCGTGACGAACGCTTGGAACGAGCCGTAAGACGGAGCCCAGCCCATGCTGTCGGCCAGTTGTTCTTGGTCGGGGAACGCCATAATGTCGGTCGGAATGTCCGATTCGCTGAGCGACTCCGTGTTGTACGGAATCGTCCGCGCGCGCCCAGAGGTGCCGACCCAGTTGCCGCTCGGGTCGTGGAACTCTTCGCGCACCATGTCGGTGACGTCGCTCGGGAGGGGCTCGGTACGGTTTTCGTCCGCGAGGAAGCCAAGCGACCCGGCGTTGACGGAGAAGAACACGTCTGCGGGACTGTTCTGGCCCTCGTTTAGAATCTTCTGGACGAGCTGGCTCGACCCTTCGTACCGTGGCTGAATGTCGAGGTCGGGGTAGAGGTCTTCGATGTAGGCGATGAGTTCGCCAACGAGTGCCTCGCCGCGCCCGGAGTAGATAGTGAGTTCGCCAGCAAGGTCTGGCATGTCCTGCATCGACGTGCCGCCTTGAATCTGGTCGCCGATGCGCCCAGAGCCGATCTGGCCGAACTCGGGAGTTTCGGTGGCGTTCGCGTCTTCACCAGAAAGGAACTGTGTACAGCCGGCGAGCGAAGCGACCCCGACGGCCGCACCAGCAGACTGCAAGAATCGACGTCGGGACGTGCCCAGTGTTCGACGGCCAGCACCGCCGGCGTCGGACGTGTCTCTCGAATCCATTATTACTAATTTAGGGCCGCCTAAATCACTTTAACCTGCCGGTTCGGGGTCAGTCGTCTGCGACGGCTTCGACGGCCTGTTTTGGGTGGGACTCG encodes:
- a CDS encoding extracellular solute-binding protein; its protein translation is MDSRDTSDAGGAGRRTLGTSRRRFLQSAGAAVGVASLAGCTQFLSGEDANATETPEFGQIGSGRIGDQIQGGTSMQDMPDLAGELTIYSGRGEALVGELIAYIEDLYPDLDIQPRYEGSSQLVQKILNEGQNSPADVFFSVNAGSLGFLADENRTEPLPSDVTDMVREEFHDPSGNWVGTSGRARTIPYNTESLSESDIPTDIMAFPDQEQLADSMGWAPSYGSFQAFVTAMRILNGEEATKQWLQGMVDLGVEEYTDEFAIALAVADGEIDAGFTNHYYIQRVLADREDAPLATAFTEGDAGAIFNVAGAAVVDTAEDTELAANFVRHLLSAEAQAYFATTTFEYPLIPDVEPVGDLPTIDELNPPADLDLTQLSDIRPTLDLMREVGISV